A segment of the Nostoc sp. TCL26-01 genome:
TTGCTGTTTTTGTCGCTTTACTTTGGTGGGCGCACCCCCTGTTGTTTGTCGCCACCAGTAGGTTAAGGTGGTAGTTTTACATGATCCCCGCTATCAAAAGAAAATACTAACTTAGTGAAAATTCCTACTTATCAAGTGCTACCAAATCAATGTAGGATGAATTGAAACAGCTGTTAGTGGGGGTATGCTCATTTATTTGGATATTTTCATGGTCGTTAAGTTGCCAAGCAGTCAACTCTCCTCGGAAGAATAAGACACAGCAGTCAAGATATTCTCTCCAGTAGAATAAATATCAGAGGCAAAAAGCCTGAAAGCAGTCTTTAATGTCTAGTGACTTTCTGGTTCAGAGTCAAAAGCAATGTTGAAATATAGCTGCCATAAGACATTAACTAGCTTGCTAACTTCTTTTGCTGATAGCTAGTTTGATAGTAAAACCCTATAATTCTAGAGGCATCATGGTGTTGTCGGTTAGTGAGCGGACATTTACTCAAGAAGTTTTAGAATCTCCAGTTCCAGTTTTAGTTAATTTTGAAGCGCCTTGGTGTGGCTTGTGTCGCATTATCCACCCACTGCTATTACAGTTCCAATCTCAATGCGGCGAACACATAAAACTAGTGGGGATTAACGCTGACGACAATTTCAAGCTGTCTAACACTTATCGCTTAAAATCATTACCCACATTACTTCTGATTGAAAATGGGGTTGTGCGCCATCGTTTAGAAGGTTTTCGTGGCCGGGATGACTTGCGTCTGGCGTTAGAAGAAATCAGACTTACCTACAGTACCCGTTCTAAAGTCTACAGTGGCGCTAAAACGGCAGAGTGGGAATGTCGGACAGCATGATTGGGGATGGGGGATCAGGGTTCGGGGATTGGGTAAAATTTTTGCCCGGTTTCCATGCACCAATACCTGCTTCCTGCTACTCAAATCTAAAACCATGCTTAATACCCCGTCTAATTGTTATTAGGCGGGGTATTTTATCCTCTAGGGTGTGTGTCACAATTATTAACAGTTCCGACGCGGACAGTCGCCTGCGGTGGTAGCCGTACACAGCGCTGTCCTCAGTTAGTCAAGAATCCTAAAAGTAAGCGTCAGTGATGGAAGTAATTTATCAATATGCTTGGCTGATTCCGGTTTTGCCACTTCTAGGGGCAATGCTGGTCGGTCTAGGCTTAATTTCCGTAAATCAGACGACAAACCACCTGCGCCAGCTGAATGCTGTGTTGATCATTTCCCTCATGGGCGCAGCAATGGGTCTGTCGTTTGCCTTGCTGTGGAGTCAAATCCAAGGACACGCCCCATATCTCCGCACTCTAGAATGGGCAGCAGCAGGCAATTTCCATCTGAGCATGGGTTACACGATTGACAACCTGACATCTCTGATGCTGGTGATTGTCACAACTGTAGCTTTTTTAGTCATGGTTTACACTGATGGCTACATGGCTCATGATCCAGGATACGTAAGATTTTATGCCTATCTCAGCTTGTTTGGCTCCTCGATGTTGGGTCTGGTTGTTAGCCCCAACCTAGTCCAGGTCTATATCTTCTGGGAACTAGTGGGGATGTGTTCTTACTTGCTGGTAGGCTTTTGGTACGATCGCAAGTCAGCAGCAGATGCTTGTCAAAAGGCATTTGTCACCAACCGCGTTGGGGACTTTGGTCTACTATTGGGCATCCTGGGCTTGTATTGGGCAACAGGCAGCTTCGATTTTGGCATAATGGGCGATCGCCTAGCCGATTTGGTACAGACTGGTTCTGTGAGCAATTTCCTCGCCATTCTGCTGGCAATCCTCGTGTTTCTGGGCCCAGTGGCTAAATCAGCCCAATTTCCCCTCCATGTCTGGCTACCAGACGCGATGGAAGGACCCACCCCCATTTCAGCCTTAATCCACGCGGCAACAATGGTGGCAGCTGGTGTCTTCTTGATCGCGCGGATGTACCCTGTGTTTGAACACGTTCCAGCTGCAATGAACGTGATTGCCTTCACAGGAGCATTTACAGCATTTTTGGGCGCGACTATTGCCATTACCCAAAATGACATCAAAAAGGGCTTGGCTTACTCCACCATCTCCCAATTGGGTTACATGGTGATGGCAATGGGAGTCGGCGCTTATAGTGCTGGCTTGTTTCACCTGATGACTCACGCCTATTTCAAGGCGATGCTGTTCTTGGGTTCTGGTTCTGTGATTCATGGCATGGAAGGAGTCGTCGGCCATGATCCCGCCTTGGCCCAAGATATGCGCTTAATGGGCGGACTGCGGAAGTATATGCCCGTGACGGGATTGACCTTTTTGATTGGTTGCTTGGCAATTTCTGGTATCCCTCCCTTTGCCGGTTTCTGGTCAAAAGATGAAATTCTCGGTGCAGCCTATGCAGCTAACCCATTTTTGTGGTTAGTGGGCTGGTTGACGGCTGGAATCACTGCTTTTTATATGTTTAGAATGTATTTCTCGACATTTGAAGGCAAATTCCGGGGTACTGACCAGAAAATCAAGGATAAACTCAAGCAAGCTGCCACCATCGTCTTGGAAATAGAGTCAGAAGAACCCGTACCAACTTTTGGCCCTGGGGCGATGAAAAAAGGCGAACTAGAGGCAACTGGGGATCATCATGGTTCTCATGGTCATCATAGCGATTCACCTCATGAGTCACCTTGGACAATGACCTTGCCATTGCTAGTTTTAGCTGTACCTTCAATTTTGATTGGGTTAACAGGCACACCGTACAACAATTACTTTGAACGGTTCATTTTTTCGCCCACAGAAAGTTTGGCTGAAGTTCTAGAAAAAGCGGCTGAGTTCGACCCCAATGAGTTTTACGTCATGGCGGGTGGTTCAGTGGGTATTTCCTTGATTGGCATTACCTTGGCTTCTTTGATGTACTTACAGCGTAAAATTGACCCAGCTGCGATCGCATCTAAAATCAAGCCACTCTACGAACTATCTCTCAACAAGTGGTACTTCGATGACATTTACCATCGTGTATTTGTCCTTGGGTTACGCCGCCTCGCTAGACAGGTCATGGAAGTTGATTTCCGCGTTGTCGATGGTGCTGTTAACTTGACAGGTTTCTTCACCCTCGTTAGTGGCGAAGGTCTGAAATACCTGGAAAATGGTCGTGTTCAATTCTATGCCTTAATTGTTTTTGGGGCTGTTTTGGGCTTAGTCATATTCTTTGGTGTCACCTGATTTTAATAGGGGTGGGCAGGTGTCCACCCCTAAGTTTTTTCAGAGTCTAATTTAGACTCTTTTTTTTTGGCTTGAATTCTTCAGCAGTATTTAGTGTTGAGGTTTTATGGTTTTTACTTCCAGTAAAATAAGAGGTACTGTACTAGAGAGTTTAGGTACTCACTATGACCCTTGAACAGCTTGAAGCTGAAGTTCTTGCACTTCCAAAAGATTCTCAAGTGATTTTATTAGCAAGATTACTGGAAAGGTTAGGTCAAGAAAGTGCGATCAATCAAGAAATCGCTGCTAGTTGGACGGAAGAAGCCCAAAAGCGTGATGAAACTATGAATACTAATCAAATTACTGGTATTCTTGCTGAAGAAGTGTTTCAACGAGTTCGTGCTTCTTTACAATGACAAGAATTGTATTTCATCCATTGGCAGAGCAAGAACTGGTTGATGCCGCAAATTATTACGAGGAACAAAATCAGGGACTAGGGTTAGAATACTTGGCAGAAGTAGAAGGTGCAGTCAATCTCCTCATGCGTTATCCCTCTGCTGGTGTGGTGGTTCGAGGAGCTGTTCGTCAGTTGATTCTGCCTAAATTTCCTTATTTACTCCTGTACCGTGTTGTTGATGATGATTTAATTCGGATTCTAGCCATAGCACATCACAAACGTAAGCCTGTGTACTGGATTGATCGAGAATAGAATTCAGAAATCAATTAGTAGGGGATTTAAACCCCCTAAATTTTGTTAAATATTCAAGTCTTTTTTTACATCATCTGGCGGTTCAAATACAATCTCAAAACCTCCATTGGGAATAGTTCGACGCAAAAATCTTAAGTGGTCGTCTGCATCTTGGCGGTTAGCAAAACGGGCGACGGTGTGAGATTTCGGCACTGATTTTTCTTTGTTTGTTTAAGTCTTCCGGTATTGGCAGCTTAATACTAAGAATATCTGATGCCGAAACTCTAGGAAGTGAAGTACCACTCTGTAATGGCACAACTTGATTAAGAGTAATTTGACTTAAAAGAAGTGCTTGTAAAAAAACAGGGTCTACTTTTTGTTTGTTAGGTCGAAGTACAACTGCTTCACCTGAACAGACACCATCAAATTCAGCTAACCAGACTTTGTTCAGATATGGCCGCATACGCCCGAAGAGTATGTCACCAAGTTCAAATTTTGGTGATGAACTCAAAACTTCCTCTCCTTTAACTGGGAAAAAATCTACTAATTCACCAGTATTTGAAGCAATATTACCTAGCCCAATATAATTAATATTTTCATTTACATACTCATCTACTGGAGTAACACGTTGATTAACTTGCCTAACAACTTCTTTAAGTAAAACTGGTTTAATAAATCCAAAATTCATTTCTTGCAAAGTAACTACCGCTTCAAAATCAAATCGACCGCCAGCAATAGAATTAATTGATTTTACAGATCGATTTTGACTTTGAAGTTTAGTAAGGTCGATTCCTAATTCTCCTAAAATATACTGATCAATTGTTCTATACAATTGTTCTGCTTCAGATAATTTATTCTGTCGTCTAGCATAAGTATTCTGCATTATTTGAGCAATGCAATCTTGAATAATACTAGATGGAAGGGGAATACGAAGTGAATGAATAGAAGGCTTATCAATATAAGATACAGCATTATTGGGAATCTGAAGTTTACGAATTTGACTTTTTAAAATTTCGCTCTCAAGCATTACAGCAACATATAAAGGATTATGAGGAGGCTTGACTTGAAATCGGAAAATAGTTCCATTAACTATTGTTTTTGAAGCAACTTCACGAGCAATAAATGCCACTGATTTATTCGAGGCAATTGACGCTCCTTTGACAGCTAAGATTACATCATACTTTTTGAGTCTTGCTCGCTTATGACGATAATATTCCTCTGGAACTTTTAGTGATTGCTCAAAGTCTATTTGTAGGTTATCACGCATATCAGTAACACGAACATAAGTTATAGGATGTGTTGATAAATAAACATCCCCCGGAGTGAGGATGCCATACGAATCGTCCTGAATAATGTCACCTAGAGGCACTAGCTCAAACTTTTTTGACCAAATATCAAAGAAAGATAATTGCTCAAAAGCGTGATATCCATGATCCCAACGATGACCTATAATCATCGGTGATTTAGTTATCCAACTTCTATTCATTTCTCCTTAAAACACCTAGCAGTTTTGCAAAATCATTGATTCTTTAACTACCACCCTACCATCCCAGCCTCAGAGCAAAATCTGCAATTGTCTCCTTGACTTGTAGCGGTTCGTGAGACTCATCTTCAGAGACAAACATACGACCAGCCGCGTCGTAACCAATATCATCAATACGAGCCATGTAAACGTCGTAATCTTCATCTATTTCAACAAGTGTTTGTCCTATTTCTAACTGTCCTTCAGCTAATAAAGCTATTTTCCGCTTTTCTAAAACAACTACGCTAGTCTTAACACCTGCACCATAAGGTGCAAATGTTTGTTGTGGTAAACTAATGACTGCTTTTAATCTAGCCCAACGTAAAATCCAGTCCCTTACATCCTGCATTGAACTATTCGCTAACAAGCCATCAGGTAAAACAATTGCTAACTTTCCATTTGGTGCAATATATTCCAAACAACGATTTAAAAAAGCAACTTCTTGAGGAATACTTTTTGCAATCTTACACTTTTTTTTTGTCACCCCATCTCGTCCAGCAAAGTCTTTCAAAACACTTTCATTTGTCAATTTAGAACCAAATGGAGGATTAGTTAAAATCATTGTCAACCCTCCCATGTAAAACCCAGGACGTTCTGGAAGCCCTTCTGTAATTCCTCCTGTAATGCTACCCAATCGCTCCAGCGAATCCATTACTTTTCAATCGGCATATTGTGCGCCATTCATTAAAGTATTAACTCGCGCTACGTGCATAACATTTCGAGAATATTCAGCACCAAATAAATGATTATCTCGAAACTTGATAAACTCTTGTGTTGGTTCTTCAGGATTAATCCCTTCAGTATTACCACCATTATTTGCGATCGCTTTTGCATACTCCTGCTTACGCACATAATCCAAAACGTGCGTCAACATCCGCGCTGAACCGCAAGCAGGATCGCCAACATAATCATTTACTGTAGGTTGCAAAATCCCTACCATTAAATTAATTACTGGTGTAGGTGTGAAATATTGCCCTAAATCATCGCGGAAAGTCTTACTCAAAAAATCCTCAAACACCCCACCTTTGACATCTGCTGAAGATTTTCGCAAACTCCAGGGCTGTAAACGCTTGACGATTTCCATTGTCGTGTGAGGCTTGAATTGCAGCACATCAGCCTCATTAAAAGCTAAACGTACACCCAAATCATCACCAAATTTTTTCGCTAGTGTTTCCTGTTCCCACCGCTTTGCTTTCTCAAAAGTCTCTCTTACCTGAACTAATAAACGTTCTGGGTCAGTTTCATTACTAACACTAAATACATAAGCCCGTGATTCGCCTTTTTGCTTTACCAAGTCAATTGTTGCCTGTTCGTCATACCACTTAGCAAACAAGAATTTAACCATTGCATCAACGGCTTCTTGTGGCTGCAAACCCTCGTTATCTCTGAGAATAGAGTGACAACCAGAGCGTGTATCTCCCAAAACCTCCCGAAACCTATCACGAGATAAGGGCGTGAGTCCTGTTTGAATCCCATCTGGTTCACTGGGATTAAGGATTACAGTATAAGGACTGTGCTGTGCGGCTTCACGGGCGCTTTCATACTTAGGTAAATCGCCAATAGGTTCTAATTTTCTTGGGTAGTCAAGGTCACGGCGATAAATTACTGTATGTTTACCACTGGTTAAAATGGCATAACGGGCAGATGGTGAAGCACTCATGTAAGCATTGAGTCGGTTAAGATGCTCTACCCAACCTTCTGCCTCAGTTCCACCAACTCTTTTATTTGGTTCCATAGCCTCCACCACAATGAAGGCTACATCCAAATTACCTACAGAATCAGCATAACGGTCATCGTAAACTACAACGTCTACCCGTCCTAGATAGCGTCGCCCACCTTGATGAGTTCCCTCGGCAAAATCTGAATTTAGTTCTAGTTCCATTGCCTCTAGTGGAACACCGTACTCTTCTACTAAAATCTGAAGCGCCCACATCGTTACAGGGTCTTCTGCTGGACGCACATAAGAACCATCAGCTTTAAATAACTTCTGTAGATTTATATGCTGGCGATAGTTCTGCGGTATGTTAGCCGGATTTTGGTAAGGATTAGTGAAATCGGAGAAGGGCATGAAATTATTGCTATGGGAGACAGACTACACAGTAGATAAATGATATGCGATCGCCCGCATAAAGTTAAGGTAAGCTTGGCGATCGCACAAACCGTTTTTTTGAACAATTACCACACAGGATTGCTTAATTCTAGTTTAGAAGTATTTTTTAGCTCATATTTGGACTTTACTGACAGTAATATTACGTATATTTGCCATTTTGAAATGTCAAAATAGATTCCCTCAAGAAAAAATCAGGGGTTGCCAATTTAATTAAATCAACCTAACAATGAAGGGCAAATTCGCAAAAAGCTGTTACTTAATAGCTAGTGCCTCATTGACAAACATGATTTTGACAGCAGACAAATTGCAATGAATACAGCTAACTTCCCGTGGCTGACGACGATTATTTTGTTACCGATCGCAGCGTCGCTACTAATTCCCATTATCCCAGATAAAGACGGCAAAACAATACGTTGGTACGCCTTAATTGTCGGTTTGATTGATTTTGCTCTGATTGTTTACGCTTTTTATACCGGGTATGACTTCTCTAACCCCGATTTGCAACTGGTGGAGAGTTATCCTTGGGTTCCCCAGCTAGATTTAAATTGGTCGGTAGGGGCAGATGGCTTGTCTATGCCTCTAATTCTGTTGACAGGATTCATTACCACCCTAGCGACCTTAGCAGCTTGGCCTGTAACCTTAAAACCCAGGCTATTTTACTTTTTACTCCTGGCGATGTATGGCGGTCAAATCGCCGTGTTTGCCGTTCAGGATATGCTGCTGTTCTTCTTGGTGTGGGAACTAGAATTGATTCCGGTTTACCTACTGTTGGCAATTTGGGGAGGTAAAAAGCGCCAATATGCAGCCACCAAGTTTATCTTGTATACGGCTGGTGGTTCGCTATTTATTTTAGTAGCGGCTTTGACAATGGCCTTTTATGGCGATAATGTGACTTTTGATATGCGATCGCTCGCACTCAAAGATTACGCCTTGAATTTTGAGTTATTATTGTATGCTGGCTTCCTGATTGCCTACGCTGTCAAGTTGCCCATTATCCCCTTACATACCTGGCTACCAGATGCCCACGGCGAAGCTACAGCCCCTGTACATATGTTGCTGGCAGGTATTTTGCTGAAAATGGGTGGTTATGCCCTTGTTCGCATGAATGCCCAAATGCTCCCCGATGCCCATGCTTATTTCGCACCTGTGCTGGTGGTTTTGGGGGTGGTAAACATCATCTACGCCGCCTTAACATCCTTTGCCCAGCGTAACCTGAAGCGAAAGATTGCTTACTCCTCAATTTCCCACATGGGCTTTGTAATTATTGGCTTTGCTTCCTTCACTGATTTAGGCTTGAGTGGGGCAGTATTGCAAATGGTTTCTCACGGGCTAATTGGGGCAAGTTTATTCTTCCTTGTGGGTGCAACTTATGACCGGACACACACCTTGATGTTAGATGAAATGGGTGGTGTCGGTAAGCGGATGCAAAAGATTTTTGCCATGTTTACTGCTTGTTCAATGGCTTCCTTAGCATTGCCAGGAATGAGTGGTTTTGTCGCCGAATTAATGGTGTTTGTTGGCTTTGCCACGAGCGATGCTTATAGCTCTACATTTAAAGTCATCGTCATATTTTTGATGGCAGTTGGGGTAATTTTAACTCCCATCTACCTGCTTTCAATGTTGCGAGAAATTTTCTACGGTCAAGAAAACGAAGAATTAGTTTCTCATCAGCAACTCATCGATGCTGAACCCCGCGAAGTGTTTATCATTGCTTGCTTGTTAGTACCCATTATTGGTATCGGTTTCTATCCCAAGCTGTTAACTCAGATGTACGACTCTACAACTGTACAACTGACAGCGAGATTGCGTGATTCTGTTCCTACTTTGGCACAGGAAAAACCAGAAGCATCAAAAGTTTCTTTCAATGCACCGGCAATTGGTAATTAGTCAAAGATTGATACTTTCCATTGAGATTATTTTTAGAGTGAGTTTAATACTCGCTCTTTTTTTATGTAGTAACACACCATCAATAATCTCAGGTGCGTTAGCCTACGGCATAAGACACCCTACCTCTAATACCAATTTGTCAGCAAGAGAGTAAATTTGGTGAAAAATTGCTGAAATTGTCGGTTATGCGTAAGTATCTAAATATATCTTGGTATTTACGTCGAGCTAATGGTGTTGTGCATGACAGTCATCACGATTCGGGAAAAGCAGCCAACAGAGACGGGTTTTGCCGCAAGTTTGATTTTTGAGGGTGGTGAGTATGCAATTAATATTACCGACCCGTTTACACCACAGCAAGAAAGGGTGCTGGAATGGTATTTTGAGGAATGGCTGACTTTCCCGATGTTGAATGCTCAGAAGGCGGAAGCGGCGAAAACGAGTGTTGTTAGTTACGGGGAAAGTTTATTTCAGCAGGTTTTTCAGGCTGATGTTGATGCTTATAGCGATTATCGTCAACTGCGGGGAAATCTGAAGCAGGTAAAAATTGAGATAGTTGGTAATAGTCCTGAATTTCACGCGCTGCACTGGGAAGCTATGCGGGATAAGGATTTGCCACGTCCTTTGAGTGTGGATTGCGTAATGGTACGGAAGCGGATTGATAAATCAGCATCAGTGGCAACCCATCTAGCAGAATCTCCGGTGATTAACTTGTTGGTGGTAATTTCCCGACCAGATGAAGAAAATGATGTAGGTTATCGTACCATTGCTCGTCCGTTGATTGAAGTGATTCAAAAGAGTCAATTGCCTGTAAATGTTGACTTATTGCGTCCGGGAACCTATGAAAGTTTAGAACGGCATTTAGAAGCCATGGGGGCGGAATATTATCATATCATCCATTTTGACTGTCATGGGGCGTTGATGGCATACGCAGATATTCAGGATGGGGTGAAACGCAACCGATATACTTATCAAGCCAGATGGGGACGGGAAGATATTCAACCCTATGAGGGGGTAAAGGCATTTTTGTTTTTGGATGGGGAAAGTCAGGGAAAAGCCGATCCTGTAGAAGCGGGGGAATTAGCCAATTTGTTGACGGGGAAGGGGATTCCTGTTTGTATTCTCAATGCTTGTCAGTCGGGGAAGCAGGTACGAGGAGATGGGGAGCAGGGAGCAGAGGAGGCAGGGGGAGCAGGGGAGACAAGAGAGACGAGTTTGGGTAGTCGGTTGATGACTGCGGGAATGCAAATGGTGGTAGCAATGGGGTATTCGGTGACGGTTTCGGCGGCGCGGTTGATGATGGAACAGGTTTATCAAAACTTGTTTGGGGGGAAGGAGATCACGGAAGCGATTCGGTTAGGGAGAAGGGAGTTATTTAATAATAAGACGCGCAAGGCTTATTTTAATACGAATATTGATTTGGAAGATTGGCTTTTGCCTGTGGTTTATAGTAACCGACAGGTGAATTTACATTTGCGGCAATTTAGAGCAGAGGAAGAGGAAGCGTATTTTGAGAAGTTAGGGAATTTATATCAATATCAGCCGCCTGAATATGGTTTTATTGGGCGAGACTTGGAGATTTTGAAGATTGAAAAGGCTTTGTTTCGTCATAATATTTTGCTGTTGCAGGGAATGGGTGGAACTGGGAAAACAACGCTGTTAAATTATTTGCGGAGTTGGTGGCAGACGACGAATTTTGCACCGGAGATATTTTATTTTAGTTACGATGAAAGGGCTTGGACGCTGACACAGATTTTATTTGAGATTGGCAAGCGGTTATATAAAAGGTTTGAGTTAGCGAATTTCTAGGCGATGAATTTAACTGCTCAGATGCAGAAATTATTGGCAAAATTGCGGTCAGAATCGCATACTTTGATTTTGGATAATTTGGAATCAGTGACGGGACAACCTTTAGCAATTCCAAATACTTTACCAGCAGCAGAGCAACAGCAACTACGGGATTTTTTGACGCGGTTGGTAGGAGGAGAAACGCGGGTAATTTTAGGTTC
Coding sequences within it:
- a CDS encoding co-chaperone YbbN, translating into MVLSVSERTFTQEVLESPVPVLVNFEAPWCGLCRIIHPLLLQFQSQCGEHIKLVGINADDNFKLSNTYRLKSLPTLLLIENGVVRHRLEGFRGRDDLRLALEEIRLTYSTRSKVYSGAKTAEWECRTA
- a CDS encoding NAD(P)H-quinone oxidoreductase subunit 5, producing the protein MEVIYQYAWLIPVLPLLGAMLVGLGLISVNQTTNHLRQLNAVLIISLMGAAMGLSFALLWSQIQGHAPYLRTLEWAAAGNFHLSMGYTIDNLTSLMLVIVTTVAFLVMVYTDGYMAHDPGYVRFYAYLSLFGSSMLGLVVSPNLVQVYIFWELVGMCSYLLVGFWYDRKSAADACQKAFVTNRVGDFGLLLGILGLYWATGSFDFGIMGDRLADLVQTGSVSNFLAILLAILVFLGPVAKSAQFPLHVWLPDAMEGPTPISALIHAATMVAAGVFLIARMYPVFEHVPAAMNVIAFTGAFTAFLGATIAITQNDIKKGLAYSTISQLGYMVMAMGVGAYSAGLFHLMTHAYFKAMLFLGSGSVIHGMEGVVGHDPALAQDMRLMGGLRKYMPVTGLTFLIGCLAISGIPPFAGFWSKDEILGAAYAANPFLWLVGWLTAGITAFYMFRMYFSTFEGKFRGTDQKIKDKLKQAATIVLEIESEEPVPTFGPGAMKKGELEATGDHHGSHGHHSDSPHESPWTMTLPLLVLAVPSILIGLTGTPYNNYFERFIFSPTESLAEVLEKAAEFDPNEFYVMAGGSVGISLIGITLASLMYLQRKIDPAAIASKIKPLYELSLNKWYFDDIYHRVFVLGLRRLARQVMEVDFRVVDGAVNLTGFFTLVSGEGLKYLENGRVQFYALIVFGAVLGLVIFFGVT
- a CDS encoding addiction module protein; this translates as MTLEQLEAEVLALPKDSQVILLARLLERLGQESAINQEIAASWTEEAQKRDETMNTNQITGILAEEVFQRVRASLQ
- a CDS encoding type II toxin-antitoxin system RelE/ParE family toxin; its protein translation is MTRIVFHPLAEQELVDAANYYEEQNQGLGLEYLAEVEGAVNLLMRYPSAGVVVRGAVRQLILPKFPYLLLYRVVDDDLIRILAIAHHKRKPVYWIDRE
- a CDS encoding restriction endonuclease subunit S, yielding MNRSWITKSPMIIGHRWDHGYHAFEQLSFFDIWSKKFELVPLGDIIQDDSYGILTPGDVYLSTHPITYVRVTDMRDNLQIDFEQSLKVPEEYYRHKRARLKKYDVILAVKGASIASNKSVAFIAREVASKTIVNGTIFRFQVKPPHNPLYVAVMLESEILKSQIRKLQIPNNAVSYIDKPSIHSLRIPLPSSIIQDCIAQIMQNTYARRQNKLSEAEQLYRTIDQYILGELGIDLTKLQSQNRSVKSINSIAGGRFDFEAVVTLQEMNFGFIKPVLLKEVVRQVNQRVTPVDEYVNENINYIGLGNIASNTGELVDFFPVKGEEVLSSSPKFELGDILFGRMRPYLNKVWLAEFDGVCSGEAVVLRPNKQKVDPVFLQALLLSQITLNQVVPLQSGTSLPRVSASDILSIKLPIPEDLNKQRKISAEISHRRPFC
- the ndhD1 gene encoding photosynthetic/respiratory NAD(P)H-quinone oxidoreductase subunit D1; protein product: MNTANFPWLTTIILLPIAASLLIPIIPDKDGKTIRWYALIVGLIDFALIVYAFYTGYDFSNPDLQLVESYPWVPQLDLNWSVGADGLSMPLILLTGFITTLATLAAWPVTLKPRLFYFLLLAMYGGQIAVFAVQDMLLFFLVWELELIPVYLLLAIWGGKKRQYAATKFILYTAGGSLFILVAALTMAFYGDNVTFDMRSLALKDYALNFELLLYAGFLIAYAVKLPIIPLHTWLPDAHGEATAPVHMLLAGILLKMGGYALVRMNAQMLPDAHAYFAPVLVVLGVVNIIYAALTSFAQRNLKRKIAYSSISHMGFVIIGFASFTDLGLSGAVLQMVSHGLIGASLFFLVGATYDRTHTLMLDEMGGVGKRMQKIFAMFTACSMASLALPGMSGFVAELMVFVGFATSDAYSSTFKVIVIFLMAVGVILTPIYLLSMLREIFYGQENEELVSHQQLIDAEPREVFIIACLLVPIIGIGFYPKLLTQMYDSTTVQLTARLRDSVPTLAQEKPEASKVSFNAPAIGN
- a CDS encoding CHAT domain-containing protein: MTVITIREKQPTETGFAASLIFEGGEYAINITDPFTPQQERVLEWYFEEWLTFPMLNAQKAEAAKTSVVSYGESLFQQVFQADVDAYSDYRQLRGNLKQVKIEIVGNSPEFHALHWEAMRDKDLPRPLSVDCVMVRKRIDKSASVATHLAESPVINLLVVISRPDEENDVGYRTIARPLIEVIQKSQLPVNVDLLRPGTYESLERHLEAMGAEYYHIIHFDCHGALMAYADIQDGVKRNRYTYQARWGREDIQPYEGVKAFLFLDGESQGKADPVEAGELANLLTGKGIPVCILNACQSGKQVRGDGEQGAEEAGGAGETRETSLGSRLMTAGMQMVVAMGYSVTVSAARLMMEQVYQNLFGGKEITEAIRLGRRELFNNKTRKAYFNTNIDLEDWLLPVVYSNRQVNLHLRQFRAEEEEAYFEKLGNLYQYQPPEYGFIGRDLEILKIEKALFRHNILLLQGMGGTGKTTLLNYLRSWWQTTNFAPEIFYFSYDERAWTLTQILFEIGKRLYKRFELANF